From Rhodopseudomonas palustris, a single genomic window includes:
- a CDS encoding M3 family metallopeptidase, with protein sequence MSESFGPIAAPADVGNPLLAAWATPFETPPFAEIMPEHFMPAFEQAFADHSAEIAAIVNDPTEPDFDNTVTALERSGKLLNRVAAVFYDLVSAHSSPELLKIDEEVSLRMARHWNPIMMNAVLFGRIAALRDKRDSLELTPEQSRLLDRTYTRFHRAGAGLDETAKARMAEINERLAQLGTSFSHHLLGDEQDWMMELGDGDTEGLPDSFVAAARAAAEERGLSGKAVVTLSRSSVEPFLKMSSRRDLREKVYRAFIARGDNGNGNDNNAIIGEILSLREESARLLGYPTFAAYRLEDSMAKTPEAVRGLLERVWKPARARALADRDALQELVAEEGGNFKLAPWDWRYYAEKLRQRRANFDDAAIKPYLTLDGMIAAAFDTATRLFGIAFEERKDVPVWHPDVRVWEVKDQDGAHRGLFYGDYYARPSKRSGAWMTSLRDQQKLDGAVAPLIINVCNFAKGAGGEPSLLSPDDARTLFHEFGHGLHGMLSDVTYPSLSGTSVFTDFVELPSQLYEHWQEQPQVLRQFARHYQTGEPLPDDLLQRFIAARKFGQGFATVEFVSSALLDLEFHTQPAAGIGEIRAFERKELDKIGMPEEIALRHRPTQFGHIFSGDHYASGYYSYMWSEVMDADAFGAFEEAGDIFAADVAKRLRDDIYASGGSRDPEEAYVAFRGRKPEPDALLRRRGLLDTPEAA encoded by the coding sequence ATGTCAGAGAGCTTCGGACCGATTGCCGCACCCGCTGACGTCGGCAATCCGCTGCTGGCCGCCTGGGCCACTCCGTTCGAGACGCCGCCGTTCGCCGAGATCATGCCCGAGCACTTCATGCCGGCGTTCGAGCAGGCATTCGCCGACCACTCTGCGGAGATCGCTGCGATCGTCAACGATCCGACCGAGCCGGACTTCGACAACACCGTCACGGCGCTGGAGCGATCCGGGAAGCTGCTGAACCGGGTCGCTGCGGTGTTTTACGATCTGGTGTCGGCGCATTCGAGCCCGGAACTGCTCAAGATCGACGAAGAGGTGTCGCTGCGGATGGCGCGGCACTGGAATCCGATCATGATGAATGCGGTGCTGTTCGGCCGGATCGCGGCGCTGCGCGACAAGCGCGACAGCCTTGAGCTCACGCCGGAGCAGAGCCGGCTGCTCGACCGCACCTATACCCGCTTCCACCGTGCCGGCGCCGGCCTCGACGAGACCGCCAAGGCACGCATGGCCGAGATCAACGAACGTCTGGCGCAGCTCGGCACCAGCTTCAGCCATCATCTGCTCGGCGACGAGCAGGACTGGATGATGGAGCTCGGCGACGGCGATACCGAGGGCCTGCCCGACAGCTTCGTGGCGGCGGCGCGCGCTGCGGCTGAAGAGCGCGGCCTGTCCGGCAAGGCCGTGGTGACGCTGTCGCGGTCGTCGGTCGAGCCGTTCCTGAAGATGTCGAGCCGGCGGGACCTGCGCGAGAAGGTGTATCGGGCCTTCATCGCCCGGGGCGACAACGGCAACGGCAACGACAACAACGCGATCATCGGCGAGATCCTGAGTCTGCGCGAGGAAAGCGCCAGGTTGCTCGGCTATCCGACGTTTGCGGCTTACCGCCTTGAAGACTCGATGGCCAAGACCCCGGAGGCGGTGCGCGGCCTGCTCGAGCGGGTCTGGAAGCCGGCGCGGGCTCGTGCGCTCGCCGACCGCGATGCGCTGCAGGAGCTGGTCGCCGAAGAGGGCGGCAACTTCAAGCTGGCGCCGTGGGACTGGCGCTATTACGCCGAGAAGCTGCGTCAGCGCCGCGCGAATTTCGACGACGCCGCGATCAAGCCCTATCTGACGCTGGACGGCATGATCGCCGCGGCGTTCGACACCGCCACCCGGCTGTTCGGCATCGCGTTCGAGGAGCGCAAGGACGTGCCGGTGTGGCATCCGGACGTCCGGGTGTGGGAGGTGAAGGATCAGGACGGCGCGCATCGCGGTCTGTTCTACGGCGACTATTACGCCCGGCCTTCGAAGCGCTCCGGCGCCTGGATGACGTCGCTGCGCGATCAGCAGAAGCTCGATGGCGCGGTGGCGCCGCTGATCATCAACGTTTGCAACTTCGCCAAGGGCGCCGGTGGCGAGCCGTCGCTGTTGTCGCCGGACGATGCCCGCACCCTGTTTCACGAGTTCGGCCACGGCCTGCACGGCATGCTGTCGGATGTGACCTACCCGTCGCTGTCCGGCACCAGCGTGTTCACCGATTTCGTCGAACTGCCGTCGCAGCTCTACGAGCACTGGCAGGAGCAGCCACAGGTGCTGCGGCAGTTCGCCCGGCACTATCAGACCGGCGAGCCGCTGCCCGACGATCTGCTTCAACGCTTCATCGCGGCCCGCAAGTTCGGCCAGGGTTTCGCCACCGTCGAATTCGTCTCCTCGGCGCTGCTCGATCTCGAATTCCACACCCAGCCCGCCGCCGGCATCGGCGAGATCCGCGCCTTCGAGCGCAAGGAACTCGACAAGATCGGTATGCCGGAAGAGATCGCGCTGCGGCACCGGCCGACCCAGTTCGGTCACATCTTCTCCGGCGATCACTACGCCTCGGGCTACTACAGCTACATGTGGAGCGAGGTGATGGACGCCGATGCGTTCGGGGCGTTCGAGGAGGCCGGCGATATCTTCGCAGCCGACGTGGCGAAGCGGCTGCGTGACGACATCTATGCGTCCGGCGGCTCGCGCGATCCGGAGGAAGCCTATGTGGCGTTCCGTGGCCGCAAGCCGGAGCCCGACGCGCTGCTGCGCCGCCGCGGCCTGCTCGACACACCGGAGGCCGCGTAG
- a CDS encoding nickel/cobalt transporter produces MTSHRRFAFVTLFVCIAALVLGDATLHAAFAHNPFGAPKGAPEPQAGGIVGWLLAQQSAFYKQMSATIRAAKADGSAVWTLLGISFAYGVFHAAGPGHGKAVISSYLVANEETARRGIALSFVSAMLQAVVAVTIVGVCAWLLNATASTMCSAERAIEIGSYALIALFGARLVWIKGGGFFRALQVSMRKPQLAMAGVPAALVDHDHHHHDHDHHHGAHGHAHARAAHADHHDHGHDHGSAHNHAHDEHHHHHGPGEACDHCGHSHGPEPSALAGPGGWRRGLAAVLTVGIRPCSGAILLMVFALAQGLFWAGIVATFVMALGTAITVATIAVAAVSAKGLARKLAAQRDGGGMLVMRGLEFGAAGVVLLLGCGLLLGYVAAERVTCL; encoded by the coding sequence ATGACGTCTCATCGCCGGTTTGCGTTTGTCACCTTGTTCGTCTGCATCGCCGCGCTCGTGCTCGGCGACGCCACGCTGCATGCGGCATTCGCGCACAATCCGTTCGGTGCGCCGAAGGGGGCGCCGGAGCCGCAGGCCGGGGGCATCGTCGGCTGGCTGCTGGCGCAGCAATCGGCGTTCTACAAGCAGATGTCGGCGACGATCCGCGCCGCCAAGGCCGATGGCAGTGCGGTGTGGACGCTGCTCGGCATTTCGTTCGCCTACGGCGTGTTCCATGCCGCCGGGCCGGGCCACGGCAAGGCGGTGATCTCGTCCTATCTGGTCGCCAACGAGGAAACCGCGCGGCGCGGCATCGCGCTGTCGTTCGTCTCGGCGATGCTGCAGGCGGTGGTCGCGGTGACGATCGTCGGAGTCTGTGCCTGGCTGCTCAACGCCACCGCCAGCACGATGTGCAGCGCCGAGCGGGCCATCGAGATCGGCAGCTACGCGCTGATCGCACTGTTCGGCGCCCGGCTGGTCTGGATCAAGGGCGGTGGCTTCTTCCGCGCGCTGCAGGTATCGATGCGCAAGCCGCAGCTCGCGATGGCCGGGGTGCCGGCGGCGCTGGTGGACCACGACCACCATCACCACGATCATGATCACCACCATGGCGCGCACGGCCATGCCCATGCCCGCGCGGCCCACGCCGACCACCATGACCACGGGCATGACCACGGTTCCGCGCACAACCATGCCCATGACGAACACCACCATCACCACGGCCCCGGCGAAGCCTGCGACCATTGCGGCCATTCGCACGGGCCGGAACCCAGCGCGCTCGCCGGCCCCGGCGGCTGGCGGCGCGGACTGGCCGCGGTGCTGACGGTCGGCATCCGCCCGTGTTCCGGCGCGATCCTTCTGATGGTGTTTGCGCTGGCTCAGGGCTTGTTCTGGGCCGGGATCGTCGCCACCTTCGTCATGGCGCTGGGCACCGCGATCACGGTCGCGACCATCGCGGTGGCTGCGGTGTCGGCAAAGGGGCTGGCCCGCAAGCTCGCCGCCCAGCGCGATGGCGGCGGCATGCTGGTGATGCGCGGGCTGGAGTTTGGCGCAGCCGGTGTGGTGCTGCTGCTCGGCTGCGGACTTCTCCTAGGATATGTCGCAGCCGAACGTGTGACGTGTCTTTAA
- a CDS encoding DUF3800 domain-containing protein yields MDTEASQPQHPRSGPDGQPIESSQLAVYQKEAKGAKLLSGDRFNWAAQGEPLIGQERRKLARAFLDKGVRRQPPTRPEFTAYGQACLEMARGAFELMISHEARLFACAIPRGTKQPSGFKHVDYLRKDHVFLFERVYYFLEAQHEHGLIVMDESEKTLDKKFVSRMESYFTRTATGRNRSYWIVPAPLFVSSEMTVAVQAADICLYCINWGFRPVAWGKELTSRSEIAREFGPKLARLQWEGDGYRDQQVFKTRGIVLVLDPYGDASK; encoded by the coding sequence TTGGACACTGAAGCTTCGCAACCTCAGCATCCTCGGTCCGGACCGGATGGACAACCTATTGAAAGCTCACAGCTAGCTGTATACCAGAAGGAAGCCAAGGGCGCGAAACTGCTGAGCGGAGACCGCTTCAATTGGGCCGCTCAGGGCGAGCCACTGATCGGCCAGGAACGCCGAAAGCTTGCCCGCGCTTTTCTCGACAAGGGAGTTCGTCGGCAGCCGCCAACGCGGCCCGAGTTCACCGCCTACGGACAAGCCTGTTTGGAGATGGCGCGCGGCGCGTTCGAACTGATGATCTCCCACGAAGCCAGACTGTTCGCCTGCGCGATTCCGAGAGGGACCAAACAGCCGAGCGGGTTCAAGCACGTTGACTATCTCCGTAAGGATCACGTCTTTCTGTTCGAACGCGTCTACTATTTTCTCGAAGCCCAGCATGAACATGGGCTGATCGTCATGGACGAGAGCGAGAAAACGCTCGACAAGAAGTTCGTTTCAAGGATGGAGAGTTACTTCACGAGAACCGCAACAGGGCGAAATCGCTCCTATTGGATCGTTCCTGCGCCACTTTTTGTATCATCGGAGATGACAGTTGCCGTCCAGGCTGCAGACATCTGCCTTTATTGCATAAACTGGGGCTTCCGCCCTGTGGCATGGGGAAAAGAACTAACGAGCCGCTCCGAGATCGCTCGAGAGTTCGGTCCGAAACTAGCTCGCTTGCAGTGGGAGGGAGATGGATACAGGGACCAACAGGTCTTCAAGACACGGGGAATAGTCCTCGTGCTCGATCCGTATGGAGACGCCTCCAAATAG
- a CDS encoding KpsF/GutQ family sugar-phosphate isomerase yields MALSKTRITTHAMSEQAAAAIPSALRTLEAEASGVTALATALQADLGVRFAATIDLIQNAKGRLIITGLGKSGHIGRKIAATFASTGTPAFFVHASEASHGDLGMITADDIILALSWSGEQPEMKNLINYAKRFKIALVAMTSDPTSTLATAADVSLTLPKAREACPHNLAPTTSSLMMLALGDALAIALLESRGFSPRDFSVLHPGGKLGAMLKYARDLMHTGEAVPLKPLGTRMSDALVEMSAKGFGCVGIIDANGQIAGIVTDGDLRRNMRPDLMTATVDEVMTRNPKTISPNLLAGQALELLNSSKITALLVAEGKKPLGIVHLHDLLRAGVA; encoded by the coding sequence ATGGCACTGTCCAAAACCCGCATCACGACACACGCAATGAGCGAGCAAGCCGCCGCCGCAATTCCCTCGGCCCTGCGCACCCTGGAGGCCGAAGCCAGCGGGGTGACGGCGCTCGCCACCGCGCTGCAAGCCGATCTCGGCGTGCGCTTCGCCGCCACCATCGACCTCATTCAAAACGCCAAGGGCCGGTTGATCATCACCGGGCTCGGCAAGTCCGGCCATATCGGCCGCAAGATTGCCGCGACCTTTGCGTCGACTGGCACCCCGGCATTCTTCGTGCACGCCTCCGAGGCGAGTCACGGCGACCTCGGCATGATCACCGCCGACGACATCATTCTGGCGCTGTCGTGGTCCGGCGAGCAGCCGGAAATGAAGAACCTGATCAACTACGCCAAGCGGTTCAAGATCGCGCTGGTGGCGATGACCTCGGATCCGACCTCGACGCTGGCGACCGCGGCCGATGTGTCGCTGACGCTGCCGAAGGCCCGCGAGGCCTGCCCGCACAATTTGGCGCCGACGACCTCGTCGCTGATGATGCTGGCGCTCGGCGATGCGCTCGCCATTGCTCTTCTGGAAAGTCGCGGCTTCAGCCCGAGAGACTTCAGCGTGCTGCACCCCGGCGGCAAGCTCGGCGCGATGCTGAAATATGCCCGCGACCTGATGCACACCGGCGAGGCGGTGCCGCTGAAGCCGCTCGGCACCCGGATGTCGGACGCGCTGGTCGAGATGTCCGCCAAGGGCTTCGGCTGCGTCGGCATCATCGATGCGAACGGCCAGATCGCCGGCATCGTCACCGACGGCGACCTCCGCCGCAACATGCGGCCGGACCTGATGACCGCGACCGTCGACGAGGTGATGACGCGGAATCCAAAGACGATCAGCCCGAACCTGCTCGCCGGTCAGGCGCTGGAACTGCTGAACTCCTCGAAGATCACCGCGCTGCTGGTGGCCGAAGGCAAGAAGCCGCTCGGCATCGTGCATCTGCACGACCTGCTGCGGGCCGGGGTGGCGTAG
- the hemH gene encoding ferrochelatase, whose product MSVIVPIHGPAIALAPAPERVGVLLVNLGTPDSCDTKGVRIYLREFLSDPRVIENQGLFWKLALNGIILNTRPARKAKDYQKIWNHEKNESPLKTITRAQAEKVAASLSDRGHLIVDWAMRYGNPSLRDRIEALVAKGCTRLLVVPLYPQYSAATSATVCDQAFRVLRELRAQPTLRVTPPYYRDPAYIDALATSIRSHLGSLSFEPELIVASFHGMPQAYIDKGDPYQAQCVATVEALRERMGLADDKLLLTFQSRFGFDQWLQPYTDKTIEALASKGVRKIAVVMPGFSADCLETLEEIAQENAEIFMEHGGEEFTAIPCLNDSDAGIQVIRQLVLRELQGWL is encoded by the coding sequence ATGAGCGTCATTGTTCCGATCCATGGACCTGCGATCGCCCTGGCGCCCGCGCCGGAGCGGGTCGGTGTGCTGTTGGTCAACCTCGGCACCCCCGACAGTTGCGACACCAAGGGCGTGCGCATTTACCTGCGCGAGTTCCTGTCCGATCCGCGGGTGATCGAAAACCAGGGTCTGTTCTGGAAGCTGGCGCTCAACGGCATCATCCTGAATACCCGTCCGGCCCGAAAGGCCAAGGACTACCAGAAGATCTGGAACCACGAAAAGAACGAGTCGCCGCTCAAGACCATCACCCGCGCCCAGGCCGAAAAGGTCGCCGCATCGCTGTCCGACCGTGGCCATCTGATCGTCGACTGGGCGATGCGCTACGGCAATCCGTCGCTGCGCGACCGGATCGAGGCGCTGGTGGCCAAGGGTTGCACCCGGCTGCTGGTGGTGCCGCTGTATCCGCAATATTCCGCCGCGACCTCGGCGACGGTGTGCGATCAGGCGTTCCGCGTGCTGCGCGAACTCCGCGCCCAGCCGACGTTGCGGGTGACGCCGCCGTATTATCGCGATCCGGCCTATATCGACGCGCTGGCGACCTCGATCAGATCGCACCTCGGTTCGCTGTCGTTCGAGCCGGAATTGATCGTGGCCTCGTTCCACGGCATGCCGCAGGCCTATATCGACAAGGGTGACCCGTATCAGGCGCAGTGCGTGGCGACCGTCGAGGCGCTGCGCGAGCGGATGGGCCTCGCCGACGACAAGCTGCTGCTGACCTTCCAGTCGCGATTCGGTTTCGACCAATGGCTGCAGCCCTACACCGACAAGACCATCGAGGCGCTGGCCAGCAAAGGCGTGCGCAAGATCGCCGTTGTGATGCCCGGATTCTCGGCCGATTGCCTGGAGACCCTCGAGGAGATCGCGCAGGAAAATGCCGAGATCTTCATGGAGCACGGCGGCGAGGAGTTCACCGCGATCCCCTGCCTCAACGATTCCGACGCAGGCATTCAGGTGATCCGCCAGCTCGTGCTGCGCGAACTGCAAGGCTGGCTCTAA
- a CDS encoding DUF1007 family protein: protein MIGLVRGVAVRSALVAAVLALVGFGTADAHPHVWVTSTSELVYAPDGTFTGVRHSWAFDDMFTAYAIQGIEPKQKGVYTRDDLAPLAQTNVESLKEFAYFTFAKAGGKKQKFGEPVDYYLSYKDSVLTLHFFLPLKTPVKSNELSVEVFDPSYFIDFSFVEKNPVGLVGAPPGCTVSFQRPNDGTATAQRMSEDNFLSGDNSNYGAMFANKIAVTCP from the coding sequence ATGATCGGCCTCGTTCGCGGTGTCGCCGTCCGTTCCGCGCTGGTCGCGGCCGTGCTGGCCTTGGTCGGCTTCGGCACCGCCGACGCGCACCCGCACGTCTGGGTCACTTCGACGAGCGAACTGGTCTATGCGCCGGACGGCACGTTCACCGGCGTGCGGCATTCCTGGGCGTTCGACGACATGTTCACGGCGTATGCGATCCAGGGCATCGAGCCGAAGCAGAAGGGCGTCTACACCCGAGATGATCTGGCGCCGTTGGCGCAGACCAACGTCGAGTCGTTGAAGGAATTCGCTTACTTCACCTTCGCCAAGGCCGGCGGCAAGAAGCAGAAATTCGGCGAACCGGTCGACTATTATCTGTCCTACAAGGACAGCGTGCTGACGCTGCACTTCTTCCTGCCGCTGAAGACCCCGGTGAAGAGCAACGAATTGTCGGTCGAGGTGTTCGATCCGAGCTATTTCATCGACTTCTCGTTCGTCGAGAAGAATCCGGTCGGATTGGTTGGCGCGCCGCCCGGCTGCACGGTGAGTTTCCAGCGACCGAACGACGGCACCGCGACCGCACAGCGGATGAGCGAGGACAACTTCCTGAGCGGCGACAATTCCAACTATGGCGCGATGTTCGCCAACAAGATCGCGGTGACCTGCCCATGA
- a CDS encoding SPFH domain-containing protein, producing the protein MFYDLSGFDVFVIVLVLLVILTLFAGVKTVPQGFDWTIERFGKFTRTLPPGLNLIIPYFDRVGRKVNMMEQVIEIPEQEVITKDNATVTVDGVAFYQVFDAAKASYEVADLNQAIVVLTMTNIRSVMGSMDLDAVLSHRDEINVRLLEVVDAAVSPWGLKVNRIEIKDIAPPADLVEAMGRQMKAERVKRAEILQAEGQRQSEILRAEGAKQSQILQAEGRREAAFRDAEARERSAEAEARATQMVSEAIAKGDVAALNYFIADKYIKAFGQLAESPNQKVIMLPVEAMSMLGSLAGIGEIAKATFGESAASSAQAAARRGSVPPTTPVPPAR; encoded by the coding sequence ATGTTTTATGATCTCAGCGGGTTCGATGTCTTCGTCATCGTTCTCGTCCTGCTGGTGATCCTGACGCTGTTCGCCGGCGTCAAGACGGTTCCGCAGGGGTTCGACTGGACGATCGAGCGGTTCGGCAAGTTCACCCGGACGCTGCCTCCCGGGCTCAACTTGATCATTCCGTATTTCGATCGTGTCGGCCGCAAGGTGAACATGATGGAGCAGGTGATCGAGATTCCCGAACAGGAGGTGATCACCAAGGACAACGCCACCGTGACGGTGGACGGCGTCGCGTTCTATCAGGTGTTCGATGCCGCCAAGGCGAGCTACGAGGTCGCCGATCTCAATCAGGCGATCGTGGTGCTGACCATGACCAACATTCGCTCGGTGATGGGGTCGATGGATCTCGACGCGGTGCTGTCGCATCGCGACGAGATCAACGTCCGGCTGCTCGAAGTGGTCGACGCCGCGGTGTCGCCCTGGGGACTGAAAGTCAACCGCATCGAGATCAAGGACATCGCGCCGCCGGCCGATCTGGTCGAGGCGATGGGCCGGCAGATGAAGGCCGAGCGCGTCAAGCGCGCCGAGATCCTGCAGGCCGAAGGCCAGCGCCAGTCGGAAATCCTGCGCGCCGAGGGCGCCAAGCAGAGCCAGATCCTGCAAGCTGAAGGCCGCCGCGAGGCGGCGTTCCGCGATGCCGAGGCGCGCGAGCGCTCCGCCGAGGCCGAGGCCCGCGCCACCCAGATGGTCAGCGAAGCGATCGCCAAGGGCGACGTCGCGGCTCTGAACTACTTCATCGCCGACAAATACATCAAGGCATTCGGCCAGCTCGCCGAATCGCCGAACCAGAAGGTGATCATGCTGCCGGTCGAGGCGATGAGCATGCTCGGCTCGCTTGCCGGCATCGGCGAGATCGCCAAGGCGACCTTCGGCGAGAGCGCAGCCTCCTCCGCGCAGGCTGCAGCCCGCCGCGGTTCGGTGCCGCCGACGACGCCGGTGCCGCCCGCACGGTGA
- a CDS encoding IS481 family transposase has product MNIHKNARLTPIGRERLVQAVLSGQTPKAAAQAAGVCPRTARKWVARFKAEGRAGLADRSSRPRRLYKPTPVATVEQVERLRRQRLTGKQIAADLGLSPATVSRILRRLGLNRMRDLEPAEPARRYEYAHPGDMIHIDIKKLGRFDKIGHRITGDRTGQSNSRGVGWEFVHVCIDDASRVAFSQIFADEKAVSAIAFLKAAIAYYASLGVTVRRVMTDNGSCYISTDFRNACHALGLKHIRTRPYTPKTNGKAERFIQSALREWAYAQAYPTSTRRAEELPIWLHRYNWHRPHGGIKSQPPISRLGLSEDNLLRLHS; this is encoded by the coding sequence ATGAACATTCACAAGAATGCCCGTTTGACGCCGATTGGTCGAGAGCGGTTGGTGCAGGCGGTGTTGAGCGGGCAGACGCCGAAGGCCGCCGCACAAGCCGCAGGCGTCTGCCCGCGGACGGCCCGCAAATGGGTTGCCCGGTTCAAGGCCGAAGGGCGCGCAGGGCTTGCCGATCGCTCGTCGCGGCCGCGGCGGCTGTACAAGCCGACGCCAGTGGCGACCGTGGAGCAGGTCGAACGGCTGCGCCGTCAGCGTCTGACCGGCAAGCAGATCGCCGCCGATCTCGGCCTGTCGCCAGCCACCGTCAGCCGTATCCTGCGACGCCTGGGGCTCAACCGAATGCGTGACCTGGAGCCGGCCGAACCAGCCCGCCGCTACGAGTACGCCCATCCCGGCGACATGATCCACATCGACATCAAGAAGCTCGGCCGCTTCGACAAGATCGGCCATCGCATCACCGGCGATCGCACCGGCCAAAGCAACAGCCGCGGCGTCGGCTGGGAGTTCGTCCACGTCTGCATCGACGACGCCTCACGTGTCGCATTCTCGCAGATTTTCGCGGACGAGAAGGCCGTCAGCGCGATCGCCTTCCTCAAGGCCGCGATCGCCTATTACGCCAGCCTCGGCGTCACCGTTAGACGCGTCATGACCGACAACGGAAGCTGCTACATATCGACTGATTTCCGAAACGCCTGCCACGCTCTCGGGCTCAAGCATATCCGCACCAGGCCATACACACCTAAAACCAACGGCAAGGCCGAGCGCTTCATCCAAAGTGCTCTCAGGGAATGGGCTTACGCGCAGGCCTATCCGACCTCGACACGCAGGGCCGAGGAACTGCCGATCTGGCTGCATCGATACAATTGGCACCGCCCTCACGGCGGCATAAAATCACAGCCGCCAATCAGCAGACTCGGACTCTCCGAGGACAACCTGTTGAGGCTCCACAGCTAG
- a CDS encoding NfeD family protein, with protein sequence MTGMFTALGAWNWLILGLALMALELLAPGVFLFWLGLAALLVGLLALLLEPGWQLQILLFGLFAAAAVPLWRRLARGGDVEVHATNPHLNRRTDALVGREFTLEKPIEGGVGAVRIDDTVWRVFGPDTPAGSRVRIVAADGAKLTVAAV encoded by the coding sequence ATGACCGGAATGTTCACCGCGCTCGGGGCCTGGAACTGGCTGATTCTCGGCCTGGCGCTGATGGCTCTGGAGTTGCTGGCGCCGGGGGTGTTTTTGTTCTGGCTCGGACTCGCGGCGTTGCTGGTTGGTCTGTTGGCGCTGCTGCTGGAGCCCGGATGGCAGCTCCAGATACTGTTGTTCGGGCTGTTCGCAGCGGCTGCGGTGCCGCTGTGGCGGCGGCTGGCGCGCGGCGGCGATGTCGAGGTTCATGCGACCAACCCGCACCTCAACCGTCGAACCGATGCTTTGGTGGGGCGCGAATTCACCCTGGAAAAGCCGATCGAAGGCGGCGTCGGCGCGGTGCGGATCGACGATACCGTCTGGCGGGTGTTCGGCCCGGATACGCCAGCCGGCAGCCGGGTGCGGATCGTGGCGGCGGATGGAGCGAAGCTGACGGTGGCTGCGGTTTAG